One window of Corynebacterium sp. P3-F1 genomic DNA carries:
- a CDS encoding HIT domain-containing protein — translation MDSTDTSPSAGEAAAPDEYVDTGVGVPDRLVRLWAPFRSAYISSIPGEKDQNADPFLAAPEQSDEDALIVARGKTVYALLNLYPYNAGHLMVVPYRKVAELEDLTTEETHELMEFAKLAVRTLKRVSHPEAINVGLNLGKASGGSVGDHLHLHVVPRWAGDSNFMTVIGGTKVLPQLLRETRELLAEGWQETVREDEPGEGEDGV, via the coding sequence CTGGACAGCACCGACACCTCACCCAGTGCGGGGGAGGCGGCGGCACCCGACGAGTACGTCGACACCGGTGTCGGCGTTCCTGATCGCCTGGTCCGGCTGTGGGCGCCGTTCCGGTCTGCTTACATTTCCTCGATTCCGGGTGAGAAGGACCAGAACGCGGATCCGTTTCTGGCAGCGCCGGAGCAATCTGACGAAGATGCGCTGATCGTCGCGCGCGGAAAGACGGTCTACGCGCTGCTCAACCTTTACCCTTACAACGCGGGGCACCTAATGGTGGTGCCGTACCGCAAGGTGGCGGAGTTGGAGGACCTCACCACTGAGGAAACGCACGAGCTCATGGAATTCGCCAAACTCGCCGTGCGCACCCTCAAGAGGGTGTCCCACCCTGAAGCGATCAATGTGGGGCTCAATTTGGGTAAAGCGTCCGGTGGATCTGTCGGTGATCACCTGCACCTGCATGTGGTTCCGCGCTGGGCGGGTGACTCGAACTTCATGACGGTCATCGGCGGAACCAAGGTGCTGCCACAGCTGCTGCGGGAGACTCGAGAGCTGCTCGCCGAGGGCTGGCAGGAGACAGTCCGCGAAGATGAACCCGGTGAGGGGGAGGACGGAGTCTGA
- the thrS gene encoding threonine--tRNA ligase, with translation MSSGIAPTALNHEPFEVPAGTAVGAAMRELELPNKGDDAIVCVQDAEGNLKDLSHVPKETETFMPVAANTELGRSVIRHSCAHVLAQAVQEEFPDTKLGIGPAINDGFYYDFDVEEPFTPEDLKTLEKRMKKIIKQGQKFVRGVYASAEEAAEDLKNEPYKLELIQDKSSVDPNSDEATEVGTGDLTHYDNVNPRTDEVVWHDLCRGPHVPTTKYIPAFALTRSSAAYWRGDQANAGLQRIYGTAWESKEKLEEYQHMIEEAEKRDHRRLGSEMDLFSFPDTVGSGLPVFHPDGGIVRMEMENHSRKRHIQAGYSFVNTPHVTKGDLFQQSGHLDWYADGMFPPMQLDGETNDAGEVTKQAQDYYVKPMNCPMHNLIFDSRGRSYRELPLRLFEFGTVYRYEKSGVVHGLTRARGFTQDDAHIYCTEDQLEQELTDVLEFIISLLKDYGLDDFYLELSTKDPEKYIGDDEIWERSTSILQAVAEKSGLELVPDPAGAAFYGPKISVQARDAIGRTWQMSTVQLDFNLPERFNLEYTASDGTKKRPVMIHRALFGSIERFFGVLLEHYAGAFPAWLAPHQVVGIPVADDFATHLDGIVDALRARGIRAEVDHSDDRMQKKIRTHTQSKVPFMLLAGARDAEANAVSFRFLDGSQVNGVPVDEAIELITAWVSDQLNEQPNEVSFEARRG, from the coding sequence ATGTCCAGCGGGATTGCCCCAACTGCACTGAACCACGAGCCCTTCGAGGTTCCCGCCGGCACAGCCGTCGGCGCGGCGATGCGTGAGCTCGAACTGCCCAATAAGGGCGACGACGCCATTGTCTGCGTGCAGGATGCCGAAGGAAACCTCAAGGACCTTTCCCACGTGCCGAAGGAGACCGAAACGTTCATGCCGGTCGCGGCCAATACCGAGCTTGGCCGCAGCGTCATCCGCCACTCCTGCGCCCACGTTCTCGCGCAGGCGGTGCAGGAGGAATTCCCCGACACCAAGCTGGGCATCGGCCCCGCGATCAACGACGGCTTCTACTACGACTTCGACGTCGAAGAGCCGTTCACCCCTGAGGATCTTAAGACGCTGGAAAAGCGGATGAAGAAGATCATCAAACAGGGCCAGAAATTCGTCCGCGGCGTTTACGCATCCGCAGAGGAAGCGGCCGAGGACCTGAAGAACGAGCCGTACAAGCTCGAGCTCATCCAGGACAAAAGTTCCGTCGACCCGAATTCCGACGAGGCTACCGAGGTCGGCACCGGCGATTTGACCCACTACGACAACGTCAATCCGCGCACCGACGAAGTGGTGTGGCACGACCTCTGCCGCGGCCCGCACGTGCCCACCACCAAGTACATCCCGGCCTTTGCTCTCACCCGCTCCTCCGCGGCGTACTGGCGCGGCGACCAGGCCAACGCCGGTCTGCAACGCATCTACGGCACCGCCTGGGAGTCCAAGGAGAAGCTGGAGGAATACCAGCACATGATCGAGGAGGCTGAGAAGCGCGACCACCGCCGCCTCGGCTCCGAAATGGACCTGTTCTCCTTCCCGGATACGGTCGGCTCGGGTCTGCCCGTTTTCCACCCGGACGGCGGCATTGTGCGCATGGAGATGGAGAACCACTCCCGCAAGCGCCACATCCAGGCCGGGTACTCCTTTGTGAACACCCCGCACGTGACCAAGGGCGACCTGTTCCAGCAGTCGGGCCACCTCGACTGGTACGCCGACGGCATGTTCCCGCCGATGCAGCTCGACGGGGAGACGAACGACGCGGGTGAAGTGACCAAGCAGGCGCAGGACTACTACGTCAAGCCGATGAACTGCCCGATGCACAACCTCATCTTCGATTCCCGCGGGCGCTCCTACCGCGAGCTTCCGCTGCGCCTCTTCGAGTTCGGCACTGTGTACCGGTATGAGAAATCCGGCGTTGTCCACGGCTTGACCCGAGCCCGCGGCTTCACCCAGGACGACGCGCACATTTACTGCACTGAGGACCAGCTGGAGCAGGAGCTCACCGATGTCCTCGAGTTCATCATCTCCCTGCTCAAGGATTACGGCCTCGACGACTTCTACCTCGAGCTGTCCACCAAGGACCCGGAGAAGTATATCGGCGACGATGAGATCTGGGAGCGCTCCACGAGCATCCTCCAGGCAGTCGCAGAGAAGTCCGGTCTCGAGCTCGTGCCGGATCCGGCTGGTGCGGCCTTCTACGGTCCGAAGATCTCCGTGCAAGCGCGCGATGCCATCGGCCGCACCTGGCAGATGTCCACCGTGCAGCTGGACTTCAACTTGCCGGAACGCTTCAACCTCGAGTACACGGCCTCCGACGGCACGAAGAAGCGTCCGGTGATGATTCACCGCGCTTTGTTCGGTTCCATCGAGCGCTTCTTCGGCGTGCTGCTCGAGCACTACGCCGGAGCTTTCCCGGCATGGCTGGCGCCGCACCAGGTCGTCGGTATTCCGGTCGCGGACGACTTCGCGACGCACCTAGACGGGATCGTGGATGCGCTGCGCGCTCGCGGCATCCGCGCGGAGGTCGACCACTCGGACGACCGCATGCAGAAGAAGATCCGCACCCACACGCAGTCCAAGGTGCCGTTCATGCTGCTGGCCGGTGCCCGCGACGCCGAAGCGAACGCCGTAAGCTTCCGCTTCCTCGACGGCAGTCAGGTCAACGGTGTGCCGGTTGACGAGGCAATCGAGCTCATCACCGCGTGGGTGAGCGACCAGCTTAACGAGCAACCGAACGAGGTGTCTTTTGAGGCCCGCCGCGGATAG
- a CDS encoding copper resistance CopC family protein has translation MARTKNTGTRALLAATAAAALTLGAAPLASAHDSVISARPGIEEVVAEFPAELVLEFSAQPKEDFNTVALSRVADEEVLFSGEPKVHDREISIAVPADIDAQPGQYRIGYQITSSDGHATKGTTSFTFSPEQTTGDTAAPGTESAQGEQGEKGSDTTSTSDEAENETGAGYAWLWLLLGALLFGGVVIAALSRRQRNDDANQRVRDMDGLDDADRTDRD, from the coding sequence ATGGCACGCACCAAGAACACCGGGACCCGCGCACTGCTCGCAGCCACAGCCGCAGCGGCACTCACCCTCGGTGCCGCGCCGCTGGCATCCGCGCACGATTCAGTCATCTCCGCACGCCCCGGCATTGAAGAGGTGGTCGCCGAATTCCCGGCGGAACTCGTGCTGGAATTCTCGGCGCAGCCCAAGGAAGACTTCAACACTGTGGCGTTGTCGCGCGTCGCCGACGAGGAGGTCCTGTTCAGCGGGGAGCCCAAGGTCCACGATCGGGAGATCAGCATCGCGGTGCCCGCCGACATCGATGCCCAGCCGGGGCAGTACCGGATCGGATACCAGATCACTTCGTCCGACGGACACGCGACGAAAGGAACAACGAGCTTCACCTTTTCGCCGGAGCAGACGACGGGAGATACCGCCGCGCCGGGCACCGAGTCTGCGCAAGGCGAGCAGGGGGAAAAAGGGAGCGACACGACGTCGACAAGCGATGAAGCTGAGAACGAAACGGGCGCTGGCTACGCCTGGTTGTGGCTGCTGCTAGGCGCGTTGTTATTCGGCGGCGTGGTCATTGCGGCGCTGAGCCGGCGCCAGCGCAACGACGACGCGAACCAGCGCGTGCGCGACATGGATGGGCTGGATGACGCGGATCGCACCGACCGCGACTAA
- a CDS encoding MFS transporter — translation MLPHDRPHRRKPANPNRWPFFAVVSLGLLMVALDNSILYTALPALNEHLDATASQSLWIINAYPLVITGLLLGSGSLGDRIGHRRMFMVGLVIFGLASLAAAFSPTVWSLVAARAFLGAGAATMLPATLALVNQIFPGERERNLAMSIWVSAAVLGAALGPVVGGALLQFFWWGSVFLINVPVVVIAVALTLLIGPRNKPNPDKHWDLVSSVFALFALSGLTMTIEEAARLDTHPVVLAVSAVVMATGAILFHWRQKKLDDPLLTLDIFLNPVFTGGVVAAAGAMFVEIGVEMTTTQRLQLVDGFSPFHAGLAVGVVGFAALPFSVAGGAVLHRIGFRTIISGGFAACVAGALFAWWGSAIDSFPVFLGGVIILGAGANFAMSVSSTAIIGAAPPKRSGMAAGIEEVSYEFGTLITVAVSGSMFTSLLLTFLPPDLAATGMDAIYDPSTHDAAAPAYANAHELLIAFHALSAAILCAVTAWCFRGNPKSPSPNASS, via the coding sequence GTGCTTCCCCATGACCGTCCCCATCGACGAAAACCGGCCAACCCGAACCGGTGGCCGTTCTTTGCAGTCGTCTCGCTGGGTCTGCTCATGGTGGCCTTGGACAACTCGATCCTCTACACCGCGCTACCGGCTCTGAACGAGCACCTCGACGCGACCGCTTCGCAGTCCTTGTGGATCATCAACGCGTACCCGTTGGTGATCACGGGTTTGCTGCTGGGGTCGGGCTCGCTGGGCGACCGGATCGGTCACCGCCGCATGTTCATGGTGGGGCTAGTCATTTTCGGTCTGGCCTCTCTAGCTGCCGCGTTCTCTCCAACTGTGTGGTCCCTCGTTGCCGCCCGTGCTTTCCTGGGTGCCGGTGCAGCGACAATGCTCCCTGCAACGCTCGCTCTGGTCAATCAGATCTTTCCGGGCGAGCGGGAGCGGAACTTGGCAATGAGCATCTGGGTTTCCGCGGCGGTGCTCGGTGCCGCGCTCGGCCCCGTCGTCGGCGGCGCGCTACTTCAGTTCTTCTGGTGGGGTTCGGTCTTCCTCATCAACGTCCCCGTTGTCGTGATCGCCGTGGCGCTCACGCTCCTGATCGGGCCCCGCAACAAGCCCAACCCGGACAAGCATTGGGATCTCGTTTCCTCGGTTTTCGCGCTGTTCGCCCTCTCGGGGTTGACCATGACTATTGAGGAGGCGGCGCGGCTGGACACCCACCCGGTGGTGCTCGCCGTATCAGCAGTTGTGATGGCGACGGGTGCGATCCTTTTCCATTGGCGCCAGAAGAAGCTCGATGATCCGCTTCTCACCCTGGACATCTTTCTTAATCCCGTTTTCACCGGTGGCGTGGTCGCAGCCGCAGGCGCCATGTTCGTCGAGATCGGTGTGGAGATGACCACCACTCAACGCCTTCAGCTTGTCGACGGCTTCTCTCCTTTCCACGCCGGCCTCGCCGTCGGTGTCGTGGGGTTCGCCGCGCTGCCGTTCTCCGTTGCCGGGGGCGCGGTGCTTCACCGCATCGGGTTCCGCACCATTATTTCCGGCGGGTTCGCCGCCTGTGTCGCCGGAGCACTGTTTGCGTGGTGGGGTTCTGCGATCGACAGTTTCCCGGTGTTTCTCGGCGGTGTGATCATCCTTGGAGCCGGAGCGAACTTCGCCATGTCGGTGTCCTCAACCGCCATCATCGGTGCCGCCCCACCGAAGCGTTCCGGCATGGCTGCTGGCATCGAAGAAGTCTCCTACGAGTTCGGCACACTGATCACGGTCGCCGTGTCCGGCTCCATGTTCACGTCTCTCCTGCTCACCTTTCTTCCGCCTGACCTCGCGGCCACCGGCATGGACGCCATCTACGATCCTTCCACTCACGACGCCGCCGCCCCCGCCTACGCGAACGCCCACGAGCTGTTGATCGCCTTCCACGCCCTTTCAGCCGCAATCCTCTGCGCAGTCACCGCCTGGTGCTTCCGCGGGAACCCGAAAAGCCCGAGCCCCAACGCTTCATCTTGA
- a CDS encoding dihydrofolate reductase family protein gives MAASPPSSKTHTEIIGPSTTTEEVRAVAITTAFGSFTANGTSGSLGNDADKDVMLALREWADVVLVGSGTVKAEDYGPADIPIAVVSRSLNFDTSSKLFSGPPPLILTPNESLVRADLTEQRETLSRAGAELVGTGAGSAREIVDALRTRGLGRIVCEGGPSLYAAMFETSLIDVLHLTCSPHVNGEPAGFEGDIDVELTLENVYSSGSHIFARYRRVGTGS, from the coding sequence ATGGCAGCTTCACCACCGTCATCGAAGACCCACACCGAAATCATCGGACCGAGCACCACTACAGAGGAAGTCCGCGCCGTGGCCATTACCACGGCGTTCGGGTCTTTCACCGCTAACGGCACGTCTGGCAGCCTCGGCAACGACGCGGATAAGGACGTCATGCTTGCGCTGCGCGAGTGGGCCGACGTCGTGCTGGTCGGCTCCGGGACGGTCAAAGCAGAGGACTACGGGCCGGCGGACATCCCCATCGCGGTCGTGTCCCGCTCCCTGAACTTCGACACCTCGTCGAAGCTCTTCTCCGGCCCTCCCCCGCTGATCCTCACGCCTAACGAGTCGCTTGTCCGCGCCGACCTCACCGAGCAACGCGAGACCCTTAGCCGAGCCGGCGCTGAACTCGTCGGCACGGGCGCCGGAAGTGCTCGAGAGATCGTGGATGCGCTCCGCACTCGGGGACTCGGCCGCATCGTGTGCGAGGGAGGCCCGTCGCTGTATGCCGCGATGTTTGAAACATCGCTTATCGACGTCCTCCACCTCACCTGCTCCCCCCACGTGAACGGCGAGCCCGCCGGTTTTGAGGGCGACATCGACGTGGAGCTCACGCTGGAGAACGTGTACTCTTCCGGTTCGCACATCTTCGCCCGTTACCGGCGGGTGGGCACGGGAAGCTGA
- a CDS encoding glycosyltransferase family 87 protein, which translates to MTTRMNAYRSAWSFPTPEGPQRWRAIANAFLWPLALLLVFHRIFVVALPGTVTDDFTTVWSAARRFVLREPVYNEVYHHVDPHYLYNPGATLLLSPLGLVDNMGAIRALFILVNAACIIGGLAWLTRLAGREISSPVFPGAVALAFATEAVTNTLGFSNINGILFLGLVAFLAGLLTKGRSSSWAAGVVLGLCILVKPMFAPLLLLPLLRLDWRALAGGIAVPVLFNVVAWPLTPGARDYIDIVAPYLKQTRDYANSSLAGAAVYFGMPGWLHAVLLVVFAVAVLAAVVALARFRYTAPWVWAATTAAVLLAGVCLLSSLGQAYYSMMLFPAVFTLSSRLSVFRSPAAWVGIILCLSPLSWVADSHYLTGRWLDTFLPTAGWAIFIVAAAAWAMAAALSAPTAAPAAETAHSHSPNRTERTQRHDGKHELQ; encoded by the coding sequence GTGACTACCCGCATGAATGCTTACCGCTCCGCCTGGTCCTTCCCCACACCGGAGGGGCCCCAGCGCTGGCGGGCTATCGCGAACGCGTTCCTATGGCCCTTGGCCCTCTTGTTGGTCTTCCACCGCATTTTCGTGGTGGCACTGCCGGGAACCGTGACTGACGACTTCACCACCGTGTGGTCCGCCGCACGGCGGTTCGTCCTGCGGGAGCCGGTCTACAACGAGGTCTACCACCACGTCGACCCGCACTACCTGTACAACCCCGGGGCCACGCTGCTGCTGTCTCCGCTGGGGTTGGTGGACAACATGGGCGCTATCCGGGCCCTGTTCATTCTCGTCAACGCCGCCTGCATCATCGGGGGGCTCGCCTGGCTCACGCGGTTGGCGGGGCGGGAAATTTCCTCCCCTGTCTTTCCTGGCGCAGTCGCGCTGGCTTTCGCGACAGAAGCTGTGACGAACACCCTCGGCTTCTCCAACATCAACGGGATCCTCTTCCTCGGTCTCGTGGCATTCCTCGCCGGGCTGCTGACTAAAGGACGCAGTTCCTCGTGGGCAGCGGGCGTGGTCCTCGGTCTATGCATCCTGGTCAAGCCGATGTTCGCCCCGCTGCTCCTGCTACCGCTGCTGCGCCTAGATTGGCGTGCACTCGCCGGCGGAATCGCGGTGCCGGTCCTGTTCAACGTGGTGGCGTGGCCGCTGACACCTGGAGCACGCGACTATATCGACATTGTCGCGCCGTACCTCAAGCAGACCCGGGACTACGCCAACTCCTCGCTGGCGGGTGCGGCCGTTTACTTCGGTATGCCAGGATGGCTTCACGCCGTCCTGCTCGTGGTGTTCGCGGTGGCGGTGCTCGCCGCTGTGGTCGCGCTCGCCAGGTTCCGCTACACCGCACCGTGGGTGTGGGCCGCCACCACAGCCGCCGTCTTACTGGCCGGTGTGTGCCTGCTCTCCTCACTGGGGCAGGCGTACTACTCGATGATGCTCTTCCCCGCCGTGTTCACATTGAGCAGCAGACTCAGCGTCTTCCGCTCTCCAGCCGCGTGGGTGGGAATAATTCTCTGCCTGTCACCGCTGAGCTGGGTAGCGGACAGCCACTACCTCACTGGCCGCTGGCTGGACACGTTCCTGCCCACCGCCGGCTGGGCGATCTTCATCGTCGCCGCTGCCGCATGGGCTATGGCTGCAGCCCTGAGTGCACCG